The following nucleotide sequence is from Drosophila kikkawai strain 14028-0561.14 chromosome 2L, DkikHiC1v2, whole genome shotgun sequence.
GCCAACCAGTGTTGGGTAATTTGCAAAAAGCAGTAACAGTAATCATAGGCAAGATTATCTGGCTTAAATTAgaagttttattaaaaagaaaagaaagacaaaataataattaagataAAGCATTAGATCTTTTTTAGAATCAGGAtaattaaggttttttttactGCAATTTCCAGCAATATTCGATAATCGATGACCGATAACTAATCACTTTCCACGCTTTACAATACTGCACACTCAACTGTTGAATTTTACtcaaattaatgaattaaaatcataaatattgcGCGTCAACATGGCAGAAGCCGCCAACGTGCGCCAAAACCTGCAGAATGTGCCCTCAATCTTCGAGATATCGGCGGCAGAGACACTGGACAATCTGATTTATCCTGCGCTGAGCAAGATCTTCGACTACTTTGGCCTCCGGCTGGACTTTAAACTCTGGGGCAATCTCAGGGTCCAGGAGGAGCTCTCGCCGCTGCTCACCTGGCTACTGCAGTATCTATACCTGCGCAACCGTGCCTCCTCCTTTGGTGAGAGCTTCTACGGGCTGCAGCGCACGGCCACAGCAACCGGCGAACTGCTGACCCGCCGCCAGCAGTTTGCATCCGCCACACTGCTGACCCTTCTGCCCTACGTGGAGCGCAAGCTGCGCAACCGGAGCGCCCGGCACGAGGACTCGAGCGCGTGGGAACAGCGGCTGCTCAGTGCCTTTCATGCCTTCCATGCCGCCAAAGCGGTGCACACATTCCTGTACCTCATCAAGTACGCCTCCAGTCACTCGCCCCTCTTCCGTGCCCTACGCCTCACGCTCCGCTATCCGAGTGAGCCGCCGCGGGAGGATCAATGGACCTACCTTGTGCTCAAGATGCTCGAGGTGCTGGCCTTCTTCCTGCAGTTCGTTCAGTGGTGGTACTCCAACGACCAGCGCCGCAAGGTGGGCGGAACCCTGCTGAACCCCGAGCCgatgccgcagcagcagcagcgggatCTCGACGATCTGCCCGAGGAAGTGAAGCAAGCGATGCCCAAGCGTGGCGAGTGCCCTGTCTGCCTGCTGCCCCTGCAAACGCCAACGGCCTGCTCCGTCTCCGGCTATGTCTTCTGCTGGAAGTGCATCGTTAGTTGCATGAAGGAGCACGGCCATTGTCCGGTCACACGTCACCCCATTACCCTGGAGGACTTGGTGCGCATCTACGAAACGTAGTGACTTAGGTTGCCATAAGtattttgttcgtttttatatttttaagacagtTTTTCCAATACAAATGTGATACAGAAATGTAACTTTGGTTCAGATTGCGGTCAAGTGGACGCCCAGACGCCGATCGTATCAGATGTGGACGTGGTTGAAGTCAAAGTAGGCCACGCAGGTTTAGAGAGAATGTCGTCCAGCtgtgaatacatttttataaattaaaaagtaaatctTACGATCTTTGATGTACAAAGACAAATCCTACACATCCATACCTTATAAGTATGACTAGATAGATCAGTTTACATTTTTCCTTAAAGATATATCGTTCTCTCAATGACTATCCTCCGGTGCACTTCCACCTCCTCCACGTGCTGGACGCTAATCAATCGGTATAACAGGTAGCAGGCCAATCCAATCGCGGCAATTAAGCCCAGA
It contains:
- the Pex12 gene encoding peroxisome assembly protein 12, translated to MAEAANVRQNLQNVPSIFEISAAETLDNLIYPALSKIFDYFGLRLDFKLWGNLRVQEELSPLLTWLLQYLYLRNRASSFGESFYGLQRTATATGELLTRRQQFASATLLTLLPYVERKLRNRSARHEDSSAWEQRLLSAFHAFHAAKAVHTFLYLIKYASSHSPLFRALRLTLRYPSEPPREDQWTYLVLKMLEVLAFFLQFVQWWYSNDQRRKVGGTLLNPEPMPQQQQRDLDDLPEEVKQAMPKRGECPVCLLPLQTPTACSVSGYVFCWKCIVSCMKEHGHCPVTRHPITLEDLVRIYET